The following proteins come from a genomic window of Acidobacteriota bacterium:
- a CDS encoding HAMP domain-containing methyl-accepting chemotaxis protein, whose translation MSGWTSRTQKFLYDLLPILFALFVAVVYFLTVVPNTRPYWEKYLLVVLVLLVVDRILITWYMRVKLLPPILAYKRGKRSGKTFSRQELEAFYRALASHVLRHQVVSGIAWAVAGLVLATIVFIFLQRTWVAFLGVLFTGAIAASVSLGFTYFLLQRQTRPLIEEIQANLDHLPDVSKWRLSFGGKVGASIVLLTVLAFLGFGVLIYSRLTLGLADFAVKAGVDPAGSLVSQLRAADPAEWPRILSSRSDSLWTLVAVQADGTVLGQTEGDYRAESLAAGLEAGRGANESRVLPTNWGPVAVFPLGGDRTAVLLAQRSSLRSVLKNVSATGVGFLVGTLVVLSGYILWLSRDTGRALSRTAEYSRRLASGDLTRIPAIWSDDEMGQMADNLRSTFQGLRKMTHEVSGASSAVEVEVSKTAEVVGGLHQLVASQTRSAGKTTEAVRTMEAKMVQVSAAMDQVASSTQEVSSAILEMQASVEEIARNADVLIQSVEATVSSSNEIASSADEIKEATDRLHGSGQEAVSFLTQLDASLEETRRNSKALAEASGKVTQDAEAGFSSVAAVEDGILKTRNASEVSRATLRELMDSIEKIGRIVSVIQEVTEQTNLLSLNASIIAAGAGEHGKPFAVVATQIRELSSRTAGHAKEIRSVISKLTESGGEMAASMDHTFRVVDASTVLSRQAGVALRTILESASTQEEMSKRIASAAEELAHGGQSASRAMHEIFERMEGIARATQEQAASTRFLNDEAERVREVAGQLRNATEEQAKGSRVISEAVTRIMEDSRKTNQAIQAQAQEAKAISDAMVEVAGVAQAIEKAFADLTAAASTLQRSANVLRREIQAFRV comes from the coding sequence TGCCACCCATCCTGGCCTACAAAAGGGGCAAGAGGTCGGGCAAGACCTTCTCGCGGCAGGAGCTCGAGGCCTTTTACCGGGCATTGGCCTCCCATGTCCTGAGGCACCAGGTCGTCAGCGGGATCGCGTGGGCCGTGGCGGGGCTCGTGCTCGCCACCATCGTGTTCATCTTCCTTCAGCGCACATGGGTCGCCTTCCTGGGCGTCCTCTTCACCGGCGCCATCGCGGCCTCCGTTTCGCTGGGCTTCACGTACTTTCTCCTCCAGCGGCAGACCCGGCCGCTGATCGAGGAGATCCAGGCCAACCTCGACCACCTGCCGGACGTGTCCAAATGGCGCCTCTCCTTCGGGGGCAAGGTGGGGGCCTCCATCGTCCTGCTGACCGTCCTCGCCTTCCTGGGCTTCGGCGTGCTCATCTATTCCCGGCTCACGCTGGGTCTGGCCGATTTCGCGGTGAAGGCGGGCGTGGATCCCGCCGGCTCGCTCGTCTCACAGCTCCGGGCCGCGGACCCAGCCGAGTGGCCCCGGATCCTCTCGTCCCGCTCCGACAGCCTGTGGACCCTCGTGGCCGTCCAGGCCGACGGGACCGTCCTGGGCCAGACGGAGGGGGATTACCGGGCCGAATCCCTGGCAGCGGGTTTGGAAGCAGGCCGAGGGGCGAACGAGAGCCGGGTGCTGCCCACGAACTGGGGTCCCGTCGCCGTGTTTCCGCTCGGGGGGGACCGGACGGCGGTCTTGCTGGCCCAGCGGTCTTCCCTCCGGTCGGTGCTGAAGAACGTGAGCGCAACCGGAGTGGGTTTCCTCGTGGGGACCCTGGTGGTCCTGAGCGGGTACATTCTGTGGCTTAGCCGCGACACGGGCCGTGCCCTGTCCCGGACGGCGGAGTACAGCCGACGCCTCGCCTCCGGAGACCTGACCCGAATCCCGGCCATCTGGTCCGACGACGAGATGGGGCAGATGGCGGACAACCTCCGGTCCACCTTCCAGGGACTTCGAAAGATGACCCATGAGGTCTCGGGCGCCTCCTCGGCCGTCGAGGTGGAGGTGTCGAAGACCGCGGAGGTTGTGGGAGGGCTCCACCAGCTCGTGGCCTCCCAGACCCGGTCCGCCGGAAAGACGACGGAGGCCGTGAGGACCATGGAAGCCAAGATGGTCCAGGTATCCGCCGCCATGGACCAGGTGGCCAGTTCGACGCAGGAGGTGTCCTCCGCCATTTTGGAGATGCAGGCCAGCGTGGAGGAGATTGCCCGCAACGCGGATGTCCTCATCCAGTCCGTCGAAGCCACGGTTTCCTCGTCCAACGAGATCGCCTCCAGCGCGGACGAGATCAAGGAGGCCACGGACCGCCTCCACGGCTCGGGGCAGGAGGCCGTGTCCTTTCTCACCCAGCTGGACGCCTCCCTGGAGGAGACCCGCCGGAACTCCAAGGCCCTCGCGGAAGCCTCCGGCAAGGTCACCCAGGACGCGGAGGCCGGTTTTTCCTCCGTCGCCGCCGTGGAGGACGGGATCCTCAAGACCCGAAACGCCAGCGAGGTGAGCCGGGCCACCCTGCGGGAACTCATGGACTCCATCGAGAAGATCGGCCGGATCGTGAGCGTCATCCAGGAGGTGACGGAGCAGACCAACCTCCTCTCCCTGAACGCCTCCATCATCGCCGCCGGGGCGGGCGAACACGGAAAGCCGTTCGCCGTGGTGGCCACGCAGATTCGGGAGCTCTCCTCGCGCACGGCGGGCCACGCCAAGGAGATTCGTTCGGTTATCTCGAAGCTCACGGAAAGCGGGGGTGAAATGGCCGCCTCCATGGACCACACCTTCCGGGTGGTGGACGCCAGCACGGTCCTGAGCCGCCAGGCCGGCGTGGCCCTCCGGACCATCCTCGAATCCGCCTCCACCCAAGAAGAGATGAGCAAGCGAATCGCCTCCGCCGCGGAGGAACTGGCTCACGGAGGCCAATCGGCCAGCCGGGCCATGCACGAGATCTTCGAGAGGATGGAGGGTATCGCCCGAGCCACGCAGGAGCAGGCGGCCTCCACCCGGTTCCTGAACGACGAGGCGGAGCGTGTGCGCGAGGTGGCGGGGCAGCTCCGGAACGCCACGGAGGAGCAGGCCAAGGGCTCCCGGGTCATCAGCGAGGCCGTGACGAGGATCATGGAGGACAGCCGCAAGACCAACCAGGCCATCCAGGCCCAGGCCCAGGAGGCCAAGGCCATCAGCGACGCCATGGTCGAAGTGGCGGGCGTCGCCCAGGCCATTGAGAAGGCCTTTGCGGACCTCACGGCGGCGGCCTCCACGCTC